A genomic stretch from Argiope bruennichi chromosome 2, qqArgBrue1.1, whole genome shotgun sequence includes:
- the LOC129962125 gene encoding keratin-associated protein 19-2-like, whose protein sequence is MMKIVFALVLAVVAAVCSGDGVDVIHHNSHHGHGNGISTRYFYKGHGYGIGSGIYGLGYGGYYGGYGDGYGYGGYGDGYGYDGYGDGYYGKGYYGKGYYGNGYYGNGYYGNGYYGNDGYGYGGYGYGPYNYYGRYGHHGKYGLGYGKYLGGLGYYGGYGYGSYL, encoded by the exons atgatgaaaattgtg ttcgCTCTTGTTTTGGCGGTGGTAGCAGCCGTGTGCTCAGGAGATGGTGTCGATGTTATTCACCACAACAGCCATCATGGGCACGGAAATGGAATCAGCACCAGATATTTCTACAAAGGACATGGCTATGGGATAGGATCCGGAATCTATGGTTTGGGATACGGCGGCTACTACGGTGGTTATGGAGATGGTTATGGCTATGGTGGCTATGGAGATGGGTACGGCTATGATGGCTATGGAGATGGATATTATGGAAAAGGATACTACGGAAAAGGATATTATGGAAATGGATATTACGGAAATGGATATTACGGAAATGGATATTATGGAAATGATGGATATGGATATGGTGGATACGGATACGGGCCTTACAATTATTATGGAAGATATGGTCATCATGGGAAATACGGTCTTGGATATGGAAAATATTTAGGAGGCCTTGGCTATTATGGTGGTTATGGATATGGAAGCTACTTGTAA
- the LOC129991548 gene encoding neuropeptide-like protein 31, whose protein sequence is MMKIVILVLALVAIAACSLDVIPHYSHHGHGHGISSRYFRKAQGHGYGGYGLGYGGYGYGGLGGYGGYGLGYGGYGYGGLGGYGGFGYGYDAYL, encoded by the exons atgatgaaaattgtg aTCCTCGTCTTGGCCTTAGTAGCCATTGCTGCCTGTTCTCTAGACGTCATTCCTCATTACAGCCATCATGGACACGGACATGGAATCAGCAGCAGATATTTCAGGAAGGCACAAGGACATGGATATGGCGGATATGGTCTTGGATACGGAGGATACGGCTATGGTGGCCTTGGAGGATATGGTGGTTATGGTCTTGGATATGGAGGTTATGGATATGGTGGCCTTGGTGGATATGGAGGTTTCGGTTATGGATACGATGCATACTTGTAA